The DNA sequence ATGCCGGTCTGCTCCTGACGGATCTCCTGTCCTTCCAGAAAGTACGACAGCCGGTTGCCCTCCTTGAGCAACCAGAGGCCCCGGTCCACATCGGGCCAGCACAGGATCACACTGCCGCGGCCGGCCGGACAGGCGTGCCAGATTCCGTTCTCCAGGCAAACCGCCGCTCCGCCTCCCGGCTTGTCGCGGCACCCGGCCACAACCGCCACCCGCCCACCCACACCCTCGACCGGACAGCGCAACCCGCGCAGACCTTCCTGTTTCAAGGGGTGACGCTGCTCCACCTGCACCGCGAGGTCGGCAGTGACCCGGATTTTCGCCAGCCCAAGCTCACAGGCCAGCCACACGGCGCCATCCCCGGCCTGGGTCATGTCGTTGAACCGTCCGAGCCCGACCCGGGCCTCTTCGAGCAGCACAGCGGTGGCCCCGCTTCCTGGGTTAAAATATGTCAGACGCTGGGGCAGCAGATACAGCAAACCCTCCACGCCGCACGGTAAAAACGGTACAAGCTGGCGCACCAATCGGTCGGCGGGATATTCGTTGACGATCTCGTCGATCCTGAACTGTTGCCAGCGATTGTCCTGAAAAAGCTGGACCCCATTGGAATAAAGCGACCACAGCCGGCCGGAACAGCTTTCCACCACTTTCAGGTCATCGCCCGGACTGGGCTGACTTTTCACATACCGGCCGTTTTCATCCGCCACGCCGGTTATGCAGCTCATCTCGTTGACACCGCCGTGGGAAACCCAGATCCGGCCTTCCTGTCCGACAGTGATATAGCTGCACCAGGATTCAGTCAGTCCGTCCTGCACCCCGAAAAACCGCCAGTTGCTGGGATGGCTGGCCAGAGCGGAGCCGGTGAGAAAAAACAGGAAGAGTGCCGTGCATGGGATACAAACCCTGAGATTGCATGAATTGGACGGATTAGGGACCATGGACGCTCCGGGATGAAAGAGCTGACGGTAGCTGCCGATCCCAGGCTTGCTGTATCTCCATCCTCTGCTCGCCGAGTCCACCCCCCGCCCACTAACCCCGTCCTGACACCGCCTTGTCGCACCCCAGGCTCTCCCTGCAGGCAGTATCCCGAGCGCAACGACAGGAGGCCCGTGAACAGTTGTCTCGATATTCCCGTCTTACCCCACTATCTGTCTTGTTCCCTGGGCAGAACCATTTTATTACCGATACAAGCCCCTGTCAATGGCAGGCTTCAGCGGCGGCGTGCCGGATGGAGGACGGATCCGGTAGATACCGGCGCTCTTTCCTCGGGGCTATGCGGGCAGCCGGAATATTTCGAGAGATAAAAAGGCCAATACGATTTTCTTTCTCCACCGGAAACCGGCCGGCAATGCGAATAAGGTGGGCGGGGATTGAGATCCGTCGATCAAGCAGTCACGAAGCGAGGTGTTTTCCGGTCACAGATTTGGAATGGGCGATAAAACAAAAGAGAACGGATCTGCGAAACATCGCAAATCCGCTCCATTGCAGCATTTCAAGATGGTGGGCGCTACTGGGATCGAACCTGTGACCTCCTGCTTGTAAGGCAGGCCCGGAAACCAGACCGCCCCACCGCGCAAAATACTCTAATTTCAACGCCCACAGGCACATGGCAGCCTGGCCGGACTGTTCTGTGGGCTGAGGATAAGTAGGATAAATCCGTTTCCTCGGCTATGTTTTGGCAAGAATTGGCAAACAAAAACCAAGATTTCGGAGGTTTAACTGAAATATTCTCGAATATGCCTGACCGGGGCTATCACCCTACTCTCAAACCAAAAGCCTGGATAGTATTATTAAATCGAAATAATTACTGGCTAAGGATACCGCTGAGGCCGGAAAGCACAAAGACTATGGTTCCCGAGCGCCCAGTGACTGGCTGGAAACGGATTCAGTGGTCAGGTTGCTGTGGATGGTCTGGATATATCCCTTAACTTCCTGTACAAGGTAGCCCTGGATATACCGAGCATTTTAGCCGCTTTAATCTTATTACCGCCCATCTTCTCGATCATTTCCAGAATGTGATCTTTTTCCTGGTCCCTCATATCAAGATACAGCCGGCTGCGGGCGGCAGGTGGAGCGATCGCCTCGATGCCCGGAAAATCCTTGATTGACAGTTTGCAGCCACGGCACAGGATCAGAGCTCTTTCCAGCAAGTTTCTCAATTCACGGATGTTGCCCGGCCAGGAATAGTGCCCCAGTTGATGCATCACTTCGGCGGACACCTCCAGGTTCGGGGCTCCAAGCGTGCCAAGTATATACTGCACCAGCGATTCGAAATCCTCCATCCTCTTCCTGAGAGGAGGAATATGGATCGGGAAGACATTGATGCGGAAAAAAAGATCCTGCCGGAAAGTTCCCTTGCGGGTTTCCTCAAAAAGGTCCATGTTCGTCGAGCAGATCAGACGGAAATCGCTTTTTCTGACCCGGTCCTCCCCCAGACGGCGGTACTCTTTCTCCTCGATCACTTTAAGAAACTCGGCCTGCACTCCAATCGACATGTTACCTATTTCATCCAGAAACAGGGTGCCCCCATCCGCCAGATGGATCAGCCCCTTACGGTCCTGGACCGCCGAGGTGAACGCTCCGCGCAGGTGGCCGAACAGTTCGCTGGCCAGCATCTCCCCTTTCAGACACGAACAGTTGATCTCCACGAAAGGCCTTGAATTCCTCCGGCTGTTCTCGTGAATCCAGCGGGCCAGGAGGCCTTTGCCGGTGCCAGTCTCACCCGTGAGAGTTACGGGAGTGTCATTTTCGGCGGCCAGGGAGGCGAGCTCCCGGATCTTTTCCATTGCGCTGTTCGTACCGAAGAAAGGAGTGTCTATCTTCATCAGGCGTTTGCGTTCCGTGATGTCGGTGATAGTGGTCTGGTAACCCCAGATGATTCCGTTACGGTCCAGCCTCAAAGTCGAGTTGCAGACACAGTCCATCACCGTGCTGTTGTTCTTTTTCAGCTTGATCTCATAGTCCCGGACCGATCCGGCTTTCTCCACGTCGCGCAGGAAACGGCGCTGGTCCGCCGGGTTCACGAAAATGCCGGAGGCGTCCAGCCGATTGAACTCGTTCCTGGTGTAGCCGAACAGGCTGAGCATGGCCGGGTTGGCCTCGATGAAACGGCCATCCCGGCTGATCACGCAGAGAGCGTCCTTCGACTCCTCGAAAAGCGCGCGGTACTTTTCCTCGCTGGCCAGAAGCGCGCGCTCGGCCTCCTTGCGCTGGGTGATATCCTCGAGCAGCAGTATGTACAAGGGCTTGAACATGCTCCTGTCCCGGCCGATTTTCAGACGGAAGACTTTGCCTTTCAGGTTCTCCTCGTCGATCTCCAGCTCCAGATCGAAGGTCAGCTTGAACCTTTCGATCTGGAACCTCGATTTGCGCGTGTATATCCTGATATCTGAAAGCAGGACCTCACCGGAATAGGTGGTGAAACCGATATGGTTCTGCCCGTCGTAGACGGCGTGCGGATCGATCGCGGTCAGAAGCGGGAGGCTTTCCTGAGTCGTCAGATTCTTAAGTGACCTCTGGATCCGGCCGCCGATCCTTTCCACGGCAATCTCGTATTCCGTGTCCGTATGCA is a window from the bacterium genome containing:
- a CDS encoding sigma 54-interacting transcriptional regulator, translated to MIDRLRKQGIGSVQGPDELQTRIRELERQVAMNADLETALHELEKRYEESVERRDSQARQLFGIRSMIGMPELILDESWHIVGFSPDFPLLTRNIYEYTNRNKHIKELIGERNFDRIVNYVENVHTLEDLPYDEGAAWSLVYEGPGPSDRIDTSWVQYRNSQKCKWDIVEIDGKMCFLHRPHIKDEVDCYLMSTAEYGGADEDIRVVFRTRTSGLDENIRDLSLILSGASGEEKTNPDYIGYTICTAAAVNRYARIQKYCANLFLRPESLHTDTEYEIAVERIGGRIQRSLKNLTTQESLPLLTAIDPHAVYDGQNHIGFTTYSGEVLLSDIRIYTRKSRFQIERFKLTFDLELEIDEENLKGKVFRLKIGRDRSMFKPLYILLLEDITQRKEAERALLASEEKYRALFEESKDALCVISRDGRFIEANPAMLSLFGYTRNEFNRLDASGIFVNPADQRRFLRDVEKAGSVRDYEIKLKKNNSTVMDCVCNSTLRLDRNGIIWGYQTTITDITERKRLMKIDTPFFGTNSAMEKIRELASLAAENDTPVTLTGETGTGKGLLARWIHENSRRNSRPFVEINCSCLKGEMLASELFGHLRGAFTSAVQDRKGLIHLADGGTLFLDEIGNMSIGVQAEFLKVIEEKEYRRLGEDRVRKSDFRLICSTNMDLFEETRKGTFRQDLFFRINVFPIHIPPLRKRMEDFESLVQYILGTLGAPNLEVSAEVMHQLGHYSWPGNIRELRNLLERALILCRGCKLSIKDFPGIEAIAPPAARSRLYLDMRDQEKDHILEMIEKMGGNKIKAAKMLGISRATLYRKLRDISRPSTAT